One Lasioglossum baleicum chromosome 6, iyLasBale1, whole genome shotgun sequence genomic window carries:
- the LOC143209783 gene encoding uncharacterized protein LOC143209783 isoform X2 produces the protein MNEETGIEDSSYLSYEINDETQTEKEEESISLVCLDGQVYAFQNGELQELDFSQVIDQNEQQEKTVLLPKGVDNCEAQYITNEDLVIRNIDEQSQEQYEVVMGQNEKNFIVEKQNVNANDFVEVVTAFKCKICTYTTQDKTQLLQHFQKTHVNPKVDVEIKEEFKNTDDVKLLYMCGECSNCFPSIEDCKEHMINDHQLTDTGSNKGGKENITDDSKDSALLDECIGQSAVNNDIKHQVKIQKPLSSEYMLNKKMIELMERNIKCSYRGCPYKFATEETMQQHALCHTESQSGTAFKCTVCRDLKFTKWRQCSLHLWKKHQIDIGLFTCKICKAYKSATMVKLLTHMRVHSETREYECSECGKCFKQASQLRNHRVMHLDRKTLEVTRWYTSKKCDMCGKTYANSKCLKSHIQAVHSKLRPYVCNVCGHSSARKAMLQMHLRQHTGDKPFSCDLCEYKTGDHNTLRRHIMQHTGFRPYKCPHCSYTAIQSSSYKNHLKSRHPLLSGLFTCDLCPFKTVKNESYMQHVRDHEKGLIKANMQKKDGENVEVFPGNIAAAQLIYSCLGAFSKVGDTLEANLMSSSTSADGTSQTITIQIPSKHLEGSLPTRENGTKSNSTIEQEDEETMHCFLKIPREEEENIDTGGITIPAEPEESGATTINVDT, from the exons ATGAATGAAGAAACAGGCATTGAAGATTCTTCATATCTAAGTTATGAAATAAATG ATGAAACTCAAACAGAAAAAGAGGAAGAATCGATTTCTTTAGTTTGCCTAGATGGACAAGTTTATGCGTTTCAAAACGGAGAGTTACAGGAATTAGATTTCAGTCAAGTCATAGACCAAAATGAACAACAAGAAAAAACAGTTTTATTACCTAAAGGAGTTGATAATTGTGAAGCTCAGTACATTACTAATGAAGATTTAGTAATCAGAAATATTGATGAACAATCTCAGGAACAATATGAAGTTGTTATGGGAcaaaatgaaaagaatttcATTGTGGAGAAGCAAAATGTAAATGCTAATGATTTTGTGGAAGTTGTAACAGCATTCAAATGTAAAATATGTACTTACACAACCCAAGACAAAACACAATTATTGCAGCACTTTCAAAAAACACATGTGAATCCAAAAGTTGATGTTGAA ATAAAAGAAGAATTCAAAAATACAGATGATGTGAAACTGTTATATATGTGTGGAGAATGCTCCAATTGTTTTCCCTCTATAGAAGATTGTAAAGAACATATGATAAAT GATCATCAATTAACAGATACAGGTTCTAATAAAGGTGGCAAAGAAAATATAACAGATGATTCGAAAGATTCTGCTTTACTCGACGAGTGTATTGGACAGAGCGCTGTAAATAATGATATAAAACACCAAGTGAAAATTCAGAAACCTTTAAGTTCTGAGTATATGCTCAACAAAAAAATGATCGAATTAATGGAAAGAAATATAAA GTGTTCGTATCGAGGATGCCCTTACAAATTTGCTACGGAAGAAACAATGCAGCAACACGCTCTGTGTCACACGGAATCCCAAAGTGGTACAGCGTTTAAATGTACTGTATGTCGGGACTTAAAATTTACTAAATGGAGACAATGTAGTTTACATTTATGGAAAAAACATCAAATTG ATATAGGTCTGTTTACTTGTAAAATATGTAAAGCATACAAAAGTGCAACaatggtgaagctgttgactcacaTGAGAGTGCACAGTGAAACACGAGAGTACGAATGTTCCGAATGTGGTAAATGTTTCAAGCAAGCCAGTCAATTGCGTAATCATAGAGTAATGCACTTGGATCGTAAGACGCTAGAAGTTACACGTTGGTATACCTCAAAAAAATGCGACATGTGTGGGAAGACCTACGCGAACTCCAAATGTCTGAAAAGTCACATTCAAGCAGTGCATTCAAAATTGCGGCCATATGTTTGCAATGTTTGCGGACATTCCAGTGCTAGAAAAGCAATGTTACAAATGCATTTGCGTCAACATACAGGTGACAAACCCTTTAGCTGCGACCTATGTGAATATAAAACAGGAGATCATAATACGTTGCGTCGTCATATCATGCAACACACAG GTTTCAGACCTTACAAATGTCCTCATTGTTCTTATACCGCAATACAAAGTAGTAGTTACAAAAATCATCTGAAATCCAGGCATCCTTTATTATCTGGTTTATTCACCTGtgatttgtgtccatttaaaactgtaaaaaatgaaagttaCATGCAACACGTTCGGGATCATGAGAAAGGATTAATCAAAGCGAACATGCAGAAAAAAG ATGGTGAGAATGTCGAAGTTTTTCCCGGTAACATCGCAGCGGCGCAATTGATTTATAGTTGTTTAGGAGCCTTCTCGAAAGTTGGCGATACTTTAGAAGCGAATTTAATGTCTTCCTCAACGTCTGCAGACGGTACATCACAAACGATCACAATACAAATACCGTCGAAACATCTTGAAGGTTCACTGCCAACAAGAGAAAATGGAACGAAAAGTAATTCGACGATAGAACAAGAAGATGAAGAAACGATGCATTGTTTCTTGAAAATTccaagagaagaagaagaaaatataGATACCGGCGGTATAACTATTCCAGCAGAACCCGAAGAGTCGGGTGCAACAACAATTAATGTTGATACGTGA
- the Tgs1 gene encoding trimethylguanosine synthase 1 isoform X2 — protein sequence MLDLHKRSTIEAQSIEKHDEEPVSCYCSASHTDNNYSTDEHDSVRDSAHRPATHSLTHKLGLHQSDSGADLSEYHDQHEAKSIQNLLASYGKTFQTTETELEDGFEKVNVLPETREAKHLGFESELTDIHSSDRLAENIKFLSINPSSCTEKKFHIKSPSFILGDHDSDIQNTSKNDAQVSRENVSHTYSHNSHAYPYSMYQQTKSAIDISWEKYWSENGEQLIWSSWIGKYADYINPEYWQQNAHLIGDERVETKETIEKYSEQNTCFPSQAHRNCELGRSNFEGIFSKNSSTDDNEIKAKDTYSVNFSFDDLNKQEINDKDAEENRRRMTSLETPPETGDGWNPLSPFSLEESYNQQSNAENERLLTRCDSINESIAKTNATSDSMTNVTKMTLTSSSCDSISMHSSSLMSSVTSSIESNITSTSSEQDHEYTPEDNDRYWQHLWKENFQIEYHRHYELFMANYKTEHSINVGVECFCGEHKNGESDGSIDQDFTETDAVNKINLSENKNVSNKNLTYCKREKTRKKRLIIESVGILVQNLITTTDDNDSREGTNREGNENVCSSKDKHNGQSAVTQNENSAIIRNHTDSNNSIQRNYSNEGDGDKPPEDKPVTLKRSHEIDCDDGEERLETVKKAFSLMGYAFNENHKELKLQGEVIYRKKNIRSQNRQLKMKFYGPKHTNKHIYFDDNGMEITNTIDKVKHYLSYCPALSSSETDLQPPEDGSYKAQFTSSSDEECNPSLNTKLQMRRLVFSKPSTSSIESGADKRQIDDASDSWNVSDKQDDVFKSIEEDNNVYFDQDESTSAKCILESQPAKDNEKVDPMNVNMDVDKKYNHNEVQTMDLSDEDNVKKTQKKKRRKQCKRNISLPAEVANDRALMKYWLKRYRLFSKFDQGIKLDQESWYSVTPEKVAEYVAERCRCDTIIDAFCGAGGNAIQFAFTCERVLAIDVDPAKIELARNNARVYGVDDRIEFIVGDFLQLAPKLVADVVFLSPPWGGPGYTKNEIFDLNDIMKPIGGIKIFEIAKRIADHVAYFLPRNVDTMQLAMLAGVGGAVEVEQQFLDKKLIALMAYYGELPRDY from the exons ATGTTGGACCTTCATAAAAGGTCTACCATAGAAGCACAATCCATTGAGAAACACGAT GAAGAACCAGTGAGCTGTTACTGCAGTGCATCACACACAGACAACAATTATTCTACAGATGAACATGACTCGGTTCGTGACTCTGCTCATCGTCCTGCCACGCATTCCCTTACTCACAAATTGGGTCTGCATCAATCAGATTCTGGAGCAGACCTATCCGAATATCATGATCAACACGAAGCCAAGAGTATACAAAATCTTTTGGCATCTTATGGAAAGACTTTTCAAACTACAGAGACTGAACTAGAAGATGGATTTGAGAAAGTGAATGTATTACCGGAAACTCGGGAAGCTAAGCATTTAGGATTTGAATCCGAATTAACAGACATTCACTCATCAGATCGTCTTGCAgaaaacattaaatttttaAGTATTAATCCCTCCAGTTGTACCGAAAAAAAGTTTCATATAAAAAGCCCGTCATTTATTTTGGGAGATCATGATTCTGACATACAGAACACGTCGAAAAACGATGCACAAGTTTCTAGGGAAAATGTTTCGCACACTTACAGTCATAATTCTCATGCTTATCCGTATTCTATGTATCAACAAACTAAGAGTGCGATAGACATTTCATGGGAGAAGTATTGGTCAGAGAATGGTGAACAATTGATTTGGTCGTCGTGGATTGGAAAGTATGCAGATTACATAAATCCAGAATATTGGCAACAAAATGCTCACTTGATAGGAGACGAGAGAGTAGAAACGAAAGAGACTATAGAAAAGTATTCGGAGCAGAACACATGTTTTCCTAGTCAAGCGCACAGGAACTGTGAACTTGGACGCTCAAATTTTGAAGGAATATTTAGTAAAAACAGTAGTACAgacgataatgaaattaaagcgaAAGATACGTACAGCGTAAATTTTTCATTCGACGATCTGAACAAGCAAGAGATCAATGATAAAGATGCGGAAGAGAATAGGAGAAGAATGACGAGTCTCGAAACACCGCCTGAAACTGGAGATGGCTGGAATCCGTTAAGTCCGTTCAGTTTAGAAGAAAGCTATAATCAACAATCGAACGCAGAAAACGAAAGACTTTTAACGAGATGCGATTCTATTAACGAGTCGATAGCTAAAACGAACGCGACGTCGGATTCCATGACCAATGTTACAAAAATGACCCTTACTAGTTCTAGCTGCGACTCTATTTCTATGCATTCATCTAGTCTCATGAGTTCTGTAACTAGTTCCATTGAAAGCAATATCACGAGCACCAGTTCCGAGCAGGACCACGAATACACGCCAGAAGACAATGATAGGTACTGGCAACATTTGTGGAAGGAGAATTTTCAAATAGAGTATCACAGACACTATGAATTGTTCATGGCAAATTATAAAACAGAACATTCTATCAACGTAGGTGTTGAATGTTTTTGTGGAGAGCACAAGAATGGAGAAAGCGATGGTAGCATAGACCAAGATTTTACAGAAACAGATGcagttaataaaattaatttgtccgAAAATAAAAACGTGTCTAACAAGAATTTAACATATTGCAAACGAGAAAAGACAAGAAAGAAAAGATTAATTATAGAGTCGGTAGGGATACTCGTACAAAATTTAATAACGACTACAGATGACAATGACAGCAGGGAAGGGACGAATAGAGAAGGTAATGAGAACGTGTGTTCTTCCAAAGATAAACACAATGGTCAGTCCGCGGTCACACAAAACGAAAATAGTGCAATTATTCGTAATCACACTGATAGCAATAATAGTAttcaacgaaattattctaatgAAGGAGATGGGGACAAGCCCCCCGAAGATAAACCTGTTACTTTGAAAAGAAG TCATGAAATCGACTGTGATGACGGAGAGGAACGTTTGGAGACGGTGAAAAAGGCATTTTCATTGATGGGTTACGCTTTCAACGAAAATCACAAGGAATTAAAATTACAAGGGGAAGTAATTtatagaaagaaaaatattagaTCACAAAATAggcaattgaaaatgaagttttatGGGCCCAAGCATACGAACAAGCATATTTACTTTGATGATAATGGAATGGAAATCACTAACACTATAGATAAA GTAAAGCATTATTTATCGTACTGTCCAGCTTTATCATCGTCGGAAACAGACTTACAACCTCCTGAAGATGGTTCCTACAAAGCACAATTCACATCAAGTTCTGATGAAGAGTGCAATCCTAGTCTTAATACAAAGCTTCAAATGAGACGACTTGTATTTAGTAAGCCGAGTACAAGTTCGATAGAATCAGGAGCAGATAAAAGACAGATCGACGATGCCAGTGACTCGTGGAATGTGTCTGACAAACAAGATGATGTTTTTAAAAGTATCGAGGAGGATAATAATGTATATTTTGACCAAGACGAAAGCACTTCTGCTAAATGTATATTAGAAAGCCAGCCTGCGAAAGATAATGAAAAAGTTGATCCGATGAACGTTAATATGGATgtagataaaaaatataatcaCAACGAAGTACAGACTATGGACTTGTCTGATGAAGATAACGTGAAGAAAACTCAGAAGAAAAAACGAAGgaagcaatgtaaaagaaatatCAGTCTACCAGCAGAAGTAGCGAATGATAGGGCTTTAATGAAATATTGGTTGAAAAGGTATCGCCTGTTCAGCAAGTTTGATCAAGGCATTAAATTGGATCAGG AGAGTTGGTATTCTGTAACACCAGAAAAAGTCGCTGAGTATGTAGCTGAAAGGTGCAGATGTGATACTATAATCGATGCATTTTGTGGTGCGGGTGGAAATGCTATCCAGTTTGCTTTTACTTGTGAAAGAG tattggcaattgacgtaGATCCTGCTAAAATTGAACTTGCTAGAAACAACGCACGTGTCTATGGGGTCGACGACAGAATAGAATTTATTGTTGGGGATTTTCTTCAACTTGCACCAAAATTAGTTGCAGATGTTGTATTCCTAAGTCCTCCGTGGGGAGGACCCGGATAtacgaagaatgaaatttttgatcTTAATGACATTATGAAACCAATTggtggaataaaaatatttgaaatagcaAAACGAATCGCAGATCATGTGGCCTACTTTCTACCTAGAAATGTAGATACTATGCAG CTTGCCATGTTAGCCGGAGTAGGTGGTGCTGTAGAAGTGGAGCAGCAGTTTCTCGACAAGAAGTTAATAGCATTAATGGCTTATTATGGCGAACTGCCCAGAGACTATTAG
- the LOC143209783 gene encoding uncharacterized protein LOC143209783 isoform X1: MNEETGIEDSSYLSYEINGTRYILQTVSDSPIDLIKTISTNEEQTAINITDETQTEKEEESISLVCLDGQVYAFQNGELQELDFSQVIDQNEQQEKTVLLPKGVDNCEAQYITNEDLVIRNIDEQSQEQYEVVMGQNEKNFIVEKQNVNANDFVEVVTAFKCKICTYTTQDKTQLLQHFQKTHVNPKVDVEIKEEFKNTDDVKLLYMCGECSNCFPSIEDCKEHMINDHQLTDTGSNKGGKENITDDSKDSALLDECIGQSAVNNDIKHQVKIQKPLSSEYMLNKKMIELMERNIKCSYRGCPYKFATEETMQQHALCHTESQSGTAFKCTVCRDLKFTKWRQCSLHLWKKHQIDIGLFTCKICKAYKSATMVKLLTHMRVHSETREYECSECGKCFKQASQLRNHRVMHLDRKTLEVTRWYTSKKCDMCGKTYANSKCLKSHIQAVHSKLRPYVCNVCGHSSARKAMLQMHLRQHTGDKPFSCDLCEYKTGDHNTLRRHIMQHTGFRPYKCPHCSYTAIQSSSYKNHLKSRHPLLSGLFTCDLCPFKTVKNESYMQHVRDHEKGLIKANMQKKDGENVEVFPGNIAAAQLIYSCLGAFSKVGDTLEANLMSSSTSADGTSQTITIQIPSKHLEGSLPTRENGTKSNSTIEQEDEETMHCFLKIPREEEENIDTGGITIPAEPEESGATTINVDT, translated from the exons ATGAATGAAGAAACAGGCATTGAAGATTCTTCATATCTAAGTTATGAAATAAATGGTACTAGATATATTTTACAAACAGTATCAGATTCACCTATTGATTTAATAAAAACCATATCTACTAATGAAGAGCAAACTGCAATTAATATTACAGATGAAACTCAAACAGAAAAAGAGGAAGAATCGATTTCTTTAGTTTGCCTAGATGGACAAGTTTATGCGTTTCAAAACGGAGAGTTACAGGAATTAGATTTCAGTCAAGTCATAGACCAAAATGAACAACAAGAAAAAACAGTTTTATTACCTAAAGGAGTTGATAATTGTGAAGCTCAGTACATTACTAATGAAGATTTAGTAATCAGAAATATTGATGAACAATCTCAGGAACAATATGAAGTTGTTATGGGAcaaaatgaaaagaatttcATTGTGGAGAAGCAAAATGTAAATGCTAATGATTTTGTGGAAGTTGTAACAGCATTCAAATGTAAAATATGTACTTACACAACCCAAGACAAAACACAATTATTGCAGCACTTTCAAAAAACACATGTGAATCCAAAAGTTGATGTTGAA ATAAAAGAAGAATTCAAAAATACAGATGATGTGAAACTGTTATATATGTGTGGAGAATGCTCCAATTGTTTTCCCTCTATAGAAGATTGTAAAGAACATATGATAAAT GATCATCAATTAACAGATACAGGTTCTAATAAAGGTGGCAAAGAAAATATAACAGATGATTCGAAAGATTCTGCTTTACTCGACGAGTGTATTGGACAGAGCGCTGTAAATAATGATATAAAACACCAAGTGAAAATTCAGAAACCTTTAAGTTCTGAGTATATGCTCAACAAAAAAATGATCGAATTAATGGAAAGAAATATAAA GTGTTCGTATCGAGGATGCCCTTACAAATTTGCTACGGAAGAAACAATGCAGCAACACGCTCTGTGTCACACGGAATCCCAAAGTGGTACAGCGTTTAAATGTACTGTATGTCGGGACTTAAAATTTACTAAATGGAGACAATGTAGTTTACATTTATGGAAAAAACATCAAATTG ATATAGGTCTGTTTACTTGTAAAATATGTAAAGCATACAAAAGTGCAACaatggtgaagctgttgactcacaTGAGAGTGCACAGTGAAACACGAGAGTACGAATGTTCCGAATGTGGTAAATGTTTCAAGCAAGCCAGTCAATTGCGTAATCATAGAGTAATGCACTTGGATCGTAAGACGCTAGAAGTTACACGTTGGTATACCTCAAAAAAATGCGACATGTGTGGGAAGACCTACGCGAACTCCAAATGTCTGAAAAGTCACATTCAAGCAGTGCATTCAAAATTGCGGCCATATGTTTGCAATGTTTGCGGACATTCCAGTGCTAGAAAAGCAATGTTACAAATGCATTTGCGTCAACATACAGGTGACAAACCCTTTAGCTGCGACCTATGTGAATATAAAACAGGAGATCATAATACGTTGCGTCGTCATATCATGCAACACACAG GTTTCAGACCTTACAAATGTCCTCATTGTTCTTATACCGCAATACAAAGTAGTAGTTACAAAAATCATCTGAAATCCAGGCATCCTTTATTATCTGGTTTATTCACCTGtgatttgtgtccatttaaaactgtaaaaaatgaaagttaCATGCAACACGTTCGGGATCATGAGAAAGGATTAATCAAAGCGAACATGCAGAAAAAAG ATGGTGAGAATGTCGAAGTTTTTCCCGGTAACATCGCAGCGGCGCAATTGATTTATAGTTGTTTAGGAGCCTTCTCGAAAGTTGGCGATACTTTAGAAGCGAATTTAATGTCTTCCTCAACGTCTGCAGACGGTACATCACAAACGATCACAATACAAATACCGTCGAAACATCTTGAAGGTTCACTGCCAACAAGAGAAAATGGAACGAAAAGTAATTCGACGATAGAACAAGAAGATGAAGAAACGATGCATTGTTTCTTGAAAATTccaagagaagaagaagaaaatataGATACCGGCGGTATAACTATTCCAGCAGAACCCGAAGAGTCGGGTGCAACAACAATTAATGTTGATACGTGA
- the Tgs1 gene encoding trimethylguanosine synthase 1 isoform X1: protein MNDPYWEPLANVYIGEQTEFSDPDNYIYCLCSRIFIRNPEIYSFLALEDASAGEDVEGDCVGEMLDLHKRSTIEAQSIEKHDEEPVSCYCSASHTDNNYSTDEHDSVRDSAHRPATHSLTHKLGLHQSDSGADLSEYHDQHEAKSIQNLLASYGKTFQTTETELEDGFEKVNVLPETREAKHLGFESELTDIHSSDRLAENIKFLSINPSSCTEKKFHIKSPSFILGDHDSDIQNTSKNDAQVSRENVSHTYSHNSHAYPYSMYQQTKSAIDISWEKYWSENGEQLIWSSWIGKYADYINPEYWQQNAHLIGDERVETKETIEKYSEQNTCFPSQAHRNCELGRSNFEGIFSKNSSTDDNEIKAKDTYSVNFSFDDLNKQEINDKDAEENRRRMTSLETPPETGDGWNPLSPFSLEESYNQQSNAENERLLTRCDSINESIAKTNATSDSMTNVTKMTLTSSSCDSISMHSSSLMSSVTSSIESNITSTSSEQDHEYTPEDNDRYWQHLWKENFQIEYHRHYELFMANYKTEHSINVGVECFCGEHKNGESDGSIDQDFTETDAVNKINLSENKNVSNKNLTYCKREKTRKKRLIIESVGILVQNLITTTDDNDSREGTNREGNENVCSSKDKHNGQSAVTQNENSAIIRNHTDSNNSIQRNYSNEGDGDKPPEDKPVTLKRSHEIDCDDGEERLETVKKAFSLMGYAFNENHKELKLQGEVIYRKKNIRSQNRQLKMKFYGPKHTNKHIYFDDNGMEITNTIDKVKHYLSYCPALSSSETDLQPPEDGSYKAQFTSSSDEECNPSLNTKLQMRRLVFSKPSTSSIESGADKRQIDDASDSWNVSDKQDDVFKSIEEDNNVYFDQDESTSAKCILESQPAKDNEKVDPMNVNMDVDKKYNHNEVQTMDLSDEDNVKKTQKKKRRKQCKRNISLPAEVANDRALMKYWLKRYRLFSKFDQGIKLDQESWYSVTPEKVAEYVAERCRCDTIIDAFCGAGGNAIQFAFTCERVLAIDVDPAKIELARNNARVYGVDDRIEFIVGDFLQLAPKLVADVVFLSPPWGGPGYTKNEIFDLNDIMKPIGGIKIFEIAKRIADHVAYFLPRNVDTMQLAMLAGVGGAVEVEQQFLDKKLIALMAYYGELPRDY from the exons AAATCCGGAAATATATTCTTTCCTTGCTTTAGAGGATGCAAGCGCGGGCGAAGATGTTGAGGGTGATTGTGTTGGCGAAATGTTGGACCTTCATAAAAGGTCTACCATAGAAGCACAATCCATTGAGAAACACGAT GAAGAACCAGTGAGCTGTTACTGCAGTGCATCACACACAGACAACAATTATTCTACAGATGAACATGACTCGGTTCGTGACTCTGCTCATCGTCCTGCCACGCATTCCCTTACTCACAAATTGGGTCTGCATCAATCAGATTCTGGAGCAGACCTATCCGAATATCATGATCAACACGAAGCCAAGAGTATACAAAATCTTTTGGCATCTTATGGAAAGACTTTTCAAACTACAGAGACTGAACTAGAAGATGGATTTGAGAAAGTGAATGTATTACCGGAAACTCGGGAAGCTAAGCATTTAGGATTTGAATCCGAATTAACAGACATTCACTCATCAGATCGTCTTGCAgaaaacattaaatttttaAGTATTAATCCCTCCAGTTGTACCGAAAAAAAGTTTCATATAAAAAGCCCGTCATTTATTTTGGGAGATCATGATTCTGACATACAGAACACGTCGAAAAACGATGCACAAGTTTCTAGGGAAAATGTTTCGCACACTTACAGTCATAATTCTCATGCTTATCCGTATTCTATGTATCAACAAACTAAGAGTGCGATAGACATTTCATGGGAGAAGTATTGGTCAGAGAATGGTGAACAATTGATTTGGTCGTCGTGGATTGGAAAGTATGCAGATTACATAAATCCAGAATATTGGCAACAAAATGCTCACTTGATAGGAGACGAGAGAGTAGAAACGAAAGAGACTATAGAAAAGTATTCGGAGCAGAACACATGTTTTCCTAGTCAAGCGCACAGGAACTGTGAACTTGGACGCTCAAATTTTGAAGGAATATTTAGTAAAAACAGTAGTACAgacgataatgaaattaaagcgaAAGATACGTACAGCGTAAATTTTTCATTCGACGATCTGAACAAGCAAGAGATCAATGATAAAGATGCGGAAGAGAATAGGAGAAGAATGACGAGTCTCGAAACACCGCCTGAAACTGGAGATGGCTGGAATCCGTTAAGTCCGTTCAGTTTAGAAGAAAGCTATAATCAACAATCGAACGCAGAAAACGAAAGACTTTTAACGAGATGCGATTCTATTAACGAGTCGATAGCTAAAACGAACGCGACGTCGGATTCCATGACCAATGTTACAAAAATGACCCTTACTAGTTCTAGCTGCGACTCTATTTCTATGCATTCATCTAGTCTCATGAGTTCTGTAACTAGTTCCATTGAAAGCAATATCACGAGCACCAGTTCCGAGCAGGACCACGAATACACGCCAGAAGACAATGATAGGTACTGGCAACATTTGTGGAAGGAGAATTTTCAAATAGAGTATCACAGACACTATGAATTGTTCATGGCAAATTATAAAACAGAACATTCTATCAACGTAGGTGTTGAATGTTTTTGTGGAGAGCACAAGAATGGAGAAAGCGATGGTAGCATAGACCAAGATTTTACAGAAACAGATGcagttaataaaattaatttgtccgAAAATAAAAACGTGTCTAACAAGAATTTAACATATTGCAAACGAGAAAAGACAAGAAAGAAAAGATTAATTATAGAGTCGGTAGGGATACTCGTACAAAATTTAATAACGACTACAGATGACAATGACAGCAGGGAAGGGACGAATAGAGAAGGTAATGAGAACGTGTGTTCTTCCAAAGATAAACACAATGGTCAGTCCGCGGTCACACAAAACGAAAATAGTGCAATTATTCGTAATCACACTGATAGCAATAATAGTAttcaacgaaattattctaatgAAGGAGATGGGGACAAGCCCCCCGAAGATAAACCTGTTACTTTGAAAAGAAG TCATGAAATCGACTGTGATGACGGAGAGGAACGTTTGGAGACGGTGAAAAAGGCATTTTCATTGATGGGTTACGCTTTCAACGAAAATCACAAGGAATTAAAATTACAAGGGGAAGTAATTtatagaaagaaaaatattagaTCACAAAATAggcaattgaaaatgaagttttatGGGCCCAAGCATACGAACAAGCATATTTACTTTGATGATAATGGAATGGAAATCACTAACACTATAGATAAA GTAAAGCATTATTTATCGTACTGTCCAGCTTTATCATCGTCGGAAACAGACTTACAACCTCCTGAAGATGGTTCCTACAAAGCACAATTCACATCAAGTTCTGATGAAGAGTGCAATCCTAGTCTTAATACAAAGCTTCAAATGAGACGACTTGTATTTAGTAAGCCGAGTACAAGTTCGATAGAATCAGGAGCAGATAAAAGACAGATCGACGATGCCAGTGACTCGTGGAATGTGTCTGACAAACAAGATGATGTTTTTAAAAGTATCGAGGAGGATAATAATGTATATTTTGACCAAGACGAAAGCACTTCTGCTAAATGTATATTAGAAAGCCAGCCTGCGAAAGATAATGAAAAAGTTGATCCGATGAACGTTAATATGGATgtagataaaaaatataatcaCAACGAAGTACAGACTATGGACTTGTCTGATGAAGATAACGTGAAGAAAACTCAGAAGAAAAAACGAAGgaagcaatgtaaaagaaatatCAGTCTACCAGCAGAAGTAGCGAATGATAGGGCTTTAATGAAATATTGGTTGAAAAGGTATCGCCTGTTCAGCAAGTTTGATCAAGGCATTAAATTGGATCAGG AGAGTTGGTATTCTGTAACACCAGAAAAAGTCGCTGAGTATGTAGCTGAAAGGTGCAGATGTGATACTATAATCGATGCATTTTGTGGTGCGGGTGGAAATGCTATCCAGTTTGCTTTTACTTGTGAAAGAG tattggcaattgacgtaGATCCTGCTAAAATTGAACTTGCTAGAAACAACGCACGTGTCTATGGGGTCGACGACAGAATAGAATTTATTGTTGGGGATTTTCTTCAACTTGCACCAAAATTAGTTGCAGATGTTGTATTCCTAAGTCCTCCGTGGGGAGGACCCGGATAtacgaagaatgaaatttttgatcTTAATGACATTATGAAACCAATTggtggaataaaaatatttgaaatagcaAAACGAATCGCAGATCATGTGGCCTACTTTCTACCTAGAAATGTAGATACTATGCAG CTTGCCATGTTAGCCGGAGTAGGTGGTGCTGTAGAAGTGGAGCAGCAGTTTCTCGACAAGAAGTTAATAGCATTAATGGCTTATTATGGCGAACTGCCCAGAGACTATTAG